Proteins encoded together in one Pantoea sp. CCBC3-3-1 window:
- a CDS encoding Rpn family recombination-promoting nuclease/putative transposase: MMKKEKTLPTPHDATFRLFLSNLETARDFMELHLPQELRTLCDLNTLHLESGSFVEDDLRPYYSDVLYSLQTLSGESYIHVLIEHQSSPDRHMAFRLMRYAIAAMQRHLDAGHKQLPLVIPMLFYTGKRSPYPYPMNWLQAFDNPQMAKRLYCSGFSLVDITVIPDDEIMQHRRMAALTLLQKHIHQRDLAKLMDRLVTLLMAGQLTRQQVISLVNYIAQAGETADAGTFVRELAHRVPPHGDELMTIAQQLEQKGIEKGIEKGMEKGRKEEALKIAFTMLKKGLDRNMVKEVTGLSEKELAQFQH, encoded by the coding sequence ATGATGAAGAAAGAAAAAACGTTACCAACACCCCACGACGCTACCTTCAGGCTGTTTCTGAGTAATCTGGAGACGGCCAGAGATTTTATGGAACTGCATTTGCCGCAGGAACTACGGACGCTGTGCGATCTGAACACGCTTCACCTGGAGTCGGGTAGCTTTGTTGAGGATGATTTACGGCCTTATTACAGCGACGTGCTCTACAGTCTGCAAACGCTGAGCGGCGAAAGCTACATTCACGTGCTTATTGAACATCAGAGCAGTCCCGACAGGCATATGGCATTCAGGCTGATGCGTTATGCGATTGCGGCCATGCAGCGCCATCTTGATGCAGGACATAAACAGCTGCCGCTGGTCATTCCAATGCTTTTCTACACCGGTAAGCGCAGTCCATACCCCTATCCCATGAACTGGCTACAGGCGTTTGACAATCCTCAGATGGCGAAACGGCTCTATTGTAGTGGTTTTTCTCTGGTTGATATTACCGTGATCCCTGATGATGAGATCATGCAGCACCGTCGTATGGCTGCGCTGACGTTGTTGCAAAAACATATTCATCAACGCGATCTGGCGAAGCTTATGGACCGGCTGGTCACGCTTCTGATGGCTGGTCAACTTACCCGCCAGCAGGTAATATCGCTGGTAAACTATATCGCGCAGGCAGGCGAAACGGCGGATGCGGGTACCTTTGTTCGCGAACTGGCACATCGGGTGCCACCACATGGAGATGAACTGATGACCATTGCACAACAGCTGGAACAGAAGGGCATTGAAAAGGGCATTGAAAAGGGCATGGAAAAAGGCCGTAAGGAAGAAGCGCTCAAAATAGCCTTTACGATGTTAAAAAAAGGTCTCGATCGTAATATGGTTAAAGAAGTTACCGGCTTATCTGAAAAAGAATTAGCACAATTTCAGCACTGA
- a CDS encoding dicarboxylate/amino acid:cation symporter: MKTSLFKSLYFQVLTAIAVGVLLGHFYPELGAQMKPLGDAFVKLIKMIIAPVIFCTVVTGIAGMESMKAVGRTGAVALLYFEVVSTIALIIGLVVVNVLQPGAGMNVDPATLDAKAVAVYAQQAEQQGIVAFLLDIIPGSVIGAFASGNILQVLLFAILFGFALHRMGDKGTLVFNFIDSFSRVIFGIINMIMRLAPIGAFGAMAFTIGKYGVGSLVQLGQLIICFYITCLLFVVVVLGLIARVTGFNIFKFIAYIKEELLIVLGTSSSESALPRMLDKMEKLGCKKSVVGLVIPTGYSFNLDGTSIYLTMAAVFIAQATNAHMDILHQITLLVVLLLSSKGAAGVTGSGFIVLAATLSAVGHLPVAGLALILGIDRFMSEARALTNLVGNGVATIVVAKWVDQLDEKQLKQTLNAGKKPKKLSENQL; the protein is encoded by the coding sequence ATGAAAACTTCCCTGTTTAAAAGCCTCTATTTTCAGGTATTAACCGCTATCGCTGTCGGCGTCCTGCTGGGTCACTTTTATCCCGAGCTGGGTGCTCAGATGAAACCGCTGGGCGACGCTTTCGTTAAGCTAATTAAAATGATTATCGCGCCGGTTATCTTTTGCACCGTCGTGACCGGCATTGCGGGCATGGAAAGCATGAAGGCCGTTGGCCGGACGGGCGCAGTGGCGCTGCTCTATTTTGAAGTTGTCAGTACGATCGCCCTGATTATTGGGCTGGTGGTGGTCAACGTTCTTCAGCCTGGCGCAGGGATGAACGTCGATCCTGCCACCCTGGATGCGAAAGCCGTGGCGGTATATGCACAGCAGGCTGAGCAGCAGGGTATTGTCGCTTTTCTGCTGGATATTATTCCTGGCAGCGTGATCGGCGCCTTCGCCAGCGGCAATATTCTTCAGGTGCTGCTGTTTGCCATTCTGTTTGGCTTTGCGCTGCACCGCATGGGCGACAAGGGCACGCTGGTCTTTAACTTTATCGACAGCTTCTCCAGAGTCATCTTCGGTATTATCAATATGATCATGCGCCTGGCGCCGATCGGTGCCTTTGGTGCCATGGCCTTTACCATTGGTAAATATGGCGTCGGCTCGCTGGTCCAGCTGGGTCAGTTGATTATTTGCTTCTACATCACCTGCCTGCTGTTCGTGGTGGTGGTGCTCGGGCTGATCGCCCGCGTCACCGGCTTTAATATCTTTAAATTTATTGCCTATATCAAAGAAGAACTGCTAATCGTGCTGGGAACGTCCTCCTCTGAATCCGCGCTGCCACGCATGCTGGATAAGATGGAGAAGCTGGGCTGCAAAAAATCCGTTGTGGGTCTGGTTATCCCAACCGGTTATTCGTTCAACCTGGACGGCACCTCAATTTATCTGACGATGGCGGCGGTGTTTATCGCTCAGGCCACCAATGCGCATATGGATATCCTGCATCAGATTACGCTGTTGGTTGTGCTGTTGCTGTCGTCAAAAGGCGCAGCGGGCGTCACCGGGAGCGGGTTTATCGTGCTGGCCGCGACGCTCTCCGCCGTCGGTCATTTACCGGTGGCGGGCCTGGCGTTGATTCTCGGCATCGACCGTTTTATGTCCGAGGCGCGTGCGCTCACCAACCTGGTTGGCAACGGCGTCGCGACCATCGTGGTAGCAAAATGGGTCGATCAGCTGGATGAGAAACAGCTAAAACAGACGCTGAACGCGGGTAAAAAGCCAAAAAAGCTGTCTGAAAATCAGCTTTAA
- a CDS encoding pitrilysin family protein: MQGTRMGYLVGGILLAIVSSTVQAETLQPDPAWQQGKLDNGFRWQVLTTPQRPSDRVEVRLLVDAGSLEENTQQTGYSHLLPRLALVHNAKLDTAQQRALWQQSINPDRPQPPAVTSYDYTLYTLSLPNNRPEVLKEAMNWLAATVGDMAINEQTVNTALNADDPIATWPGNPHDLWWRYRLKGSTLLGHDPLAPVSVPVDLEKLNAFYKQWYTPDAMTLFVVGNVEGRGLVEQINKTFSPLQGKRDVPSPVPTLSPLPQQPINLASDNLSQDRLSLVWDNPWQPIRDSQNLLRYWQSDLAREALFWHVQRVLSDNKAQKVQVGFDCRVLYQRAQCTINLDADNSSLASNLSLVAHEMANIRDNGLPQEEFDALMAQKTAELNKLFATYARTNTDVLMNQRLRSQQNAVVDIAPEQYQKLRQGFLSALTLQMMNQELKQQLSQDLTMVLMQPQGEAETNVQTLHDSWQKIMAPAAETVPTVDEIKPEVSDIPASQN; the protein is encoded by the coding sequence ATGCAGGGCACCAGAATGGGTTATTTAGTTGGTGGAATTTTGCTGGCGATTGTCAGCAGTACTGTGCAGGCTGAAACACTCCAACCCGATCCCGCCTGGCAGCAGGGAAAGCTGGATAATGGCTTTCGCTGGCAGGTGTTGACAACGCCACAGCGTCCCAGCGACCGCGTTGAAGTCCGCCTGCTGGTTGATGCCGGTTCGCTGGAGGAAAATACCCAGCAGACGGGATACAGCCATTTATTACCGCGTTTAGCTTTGGTGCATAACGCGAAGCTTGATACCGCCCAGCAGCGCGCGCTGTGGCAGCAAAGCATCAATCCGGATCGCCCGCAGCCGCCGGCCGTCACGTCTTACGATTACACGCTCTATACGCTTAGCCTGCCCAATAACCGCCCTGAAGTGCTGAAAGAAGCCATGAACTGGCTGGCGGCCACCGTTGGCGACATGGCAATCAACGAACAGACGGTAAATACGGCGCTGAACGCGGACGATCCTATCGCGACCTGGCCAGGTAACCCGCACGATCTGTGGTGGCGCTATCGCCTGAAAGGTTCAACGCTGTTGGGGCATGATCCTCTTGCGCCAGTCAGCGTGCCGGTCGATCTTGAAAAGCTTAATGCGTTTTATAAACAGTGGTATACGCCTGATGCCATGACGCTGTTTGTGGTCGGCAACGTTGAAGGGCGGGGCCTGGTCGAGCAAATCAATAAAACTTTCTCGCCGCTACAGGGGAAACGAGACGTGCCGTCACCGGTACCTACGCTTTCTCCTCTACCACAACAGCCGATTAACCTGGCGAGCGACAATCTCAGCCAGGATCGCCTGTCGCTGGTGTGGGATAACCCATGGCAACCCATTCGTGACTCGCAAAACCTGCTGCGCTACTGGCAGAGTGACCTGGCCCGTGAGGCGCTGTTCTGGCATGTTCAGCGTGTGTTGAGCGATAACAAAGCGCAGAAAGTGCAGGTCGGTTTTGACTGCCGGGTACTTTATCAGCGTGCGCAGTGTACGATTAATCTGGATGCGGACAACTCGTCGTTAGCCAGCAACCTTAGCCTGGTGGCGCATGAGATGGCCAATATCCGTGATAACGGTCTGCCGCAGGAAGAGTTTGATGCGCTGATGGCGCAAAAAACCGCTGAATTAAACAAGCTGTTTGCAACTTATGCGCGCACCAATACCGATGTGCTGATGAACCAGCGTTTGCGTTCGCAACAAAATGCCGTAGTGGATATTGCGCCTGAACAGTATCAGAAACTGCGTCAGGGTTTTCTGTCGGCGCTGACGCTGCAAATGATGAATCAGGAACTGAAGCAGCAGCTGTCGCAGGATCTCACCATGGTACTGATGCAGCCGCAGGGCGAAGCAGAAACCAATGTGCAGACCCTGCATGACAGCTGGCAAAAGATCATGGCTCCTGCCGCAGAAACTGTCCCGACGGTGGATGAAATCAAGCCGGAAGTCTCTGATATTCCCGCATCACAGAACTGA
- a CDS encoding alpha/beta hydrolase, which translates to MKTEIVNIWPQGEAPGASDSRARPQIIDLAKEYEPFDRAASGVRCPELAFWYPETSNGVTLLVAPGGGFERIMIDKEGSALAMFFTAMGYTLAVMTYRFPQDGHHEAADAPLADAQRAVRVLRHRAARGLNGKRIVMMGFSAGGHVAASVGTRFAEKLYPVQDIADSLAARPDALVLLYPVISMREGLAHAGSRLRLLGEHPTQREIDGYSMETRVTDQTPQTLLIHAVNDESVPINNSMVMFSALREHGVPSELHFYEKGGHGFGIRNVADLPLASWPMLVNEWLRARVW; encoded by the coding sequence ATGAAAACTGAAATTGTTAATATCTGGCCACAAGGCGAGGCGCCTGGCGCCAGTGATTCGCGGGCGCGTCCGCAAATTATCGACCTGGCGAAAGAATATGAGCCTTTTGACCGTGCTGCTTCCGGCGTTCGCTGTCCCGAGCTGGCTTTCTGGTATCCCGAGACGTCTAACGGCGTGACGCTGCTGGTGGCACCAGGCGGCGGCTTTGAACGCATTATGATCGATAAAGAAGGGAGCGCGCTGGCGATGTTTTTTACCGCCATGGGCTACACGCTGGCGGTCATGACCTACCGTTTCCCGCAGGATGGACACCATGAAGCGGCCGATGCGCCGCTGGCGGATGCGCAACGGGCAGTACGCGTATTACGTCATCGGGCGGCACGTGGGTTGAATGGCAAACGTATTGTCATGATGGGTTTTTCGGCTGGTGGACATGTCGCGGCCAGCGTCGGCACCCGCTTCGCGGAGAAACTCTATCCGGTGCAGGACATTGCCGATTCACTGGCTGCCCGGCCTGATGCGCTGGTGCTGCTCTATCCGGTAATCAGCATGCGTGAAGGGCTGGCTCATGCAGGCTCGCGGCTGCGTTTATTAGGCGAGCATCCCACCCAACGAGAAATTGATGGGTATTCAATGGAAACCCGCGTCACGGATCAAACGCCACAAACGTTATTGATCCATGCAGTTAATGATGAATCTGTACCGATTAACAACAGTATGGTGATGTTTAGCGCGCTCAGAGAACATGGTGTTCCCAGTGAACTGCACTTCTATGAGAAAGGCGGGCACGGCTTTGGCATTCGCAACGTTGCCGATCTGCCCCTGGCAAGCTGGCCAATGTTGGTCAATGAGTGGCTGCGCGCCCGTGTGTGGTGA